A region of the Stutzerimonas stutzeri genome:
GTAGGTGTACTGCAGTTGTGCCCAGAGTTTCTCGGTGTCCACCGAATAGTCATCCGCGTCGTAGCCGGCGTACTTGACCGTTGCGACCAGCCCTTTGACCAGCGGGATGGCGCGGCTGTAACCGATGTTGATCTCTTCCCCGTACTGCTCGCTGCCGCGTTCGGCGCGGAAATCGTGGTACCAGGCCTGCAGCGTGCCGCCGAAGAGCGGTAGTGTGCCCCCCAGGTAAACGTCCTGCACACCGTCCGCCGGCGTCAGGAGGAAGGTGTCGGCCCAGCCCTGAAAGGCGTGCTTGGTGGCCAAAGGCGTCTGGAAGGCGCGATTGCCCGGCCCCGAGTCGCCGCCCAGTACTTCCACGCCCGCTTTCAAAGTCGCACCCTTGAGGGCATAGCCCAGCTCGGCCAGGTAGTACTCGCTGCTCAGCTCCTGAGGATTGCCGGCGTAGTCCTGCTGGCGAGCATATTCAAGCGCATAGCTGATGCCGTGGAGGCCACCATTCAGACGCAGACCTGTGGTTTTGCTGGACAGGGTGCCGAGCGCAGCGGCGGGTGCAGTGGCGATGTTGTCCAGTCCCAGCAGATAGCTGTAGGCGGTGGCCGTCAGCTCCGGTGAGTGCGCGTAGCGGGCGTTGAACAGATGGCTGTGGCCTTCGATATTGGCCGGGTTGGCGCGATTGTCGAAGCGGTTGTCGCCCGGGCCGAAGATTGTGTTGATGTTATCGATGTAGGCGTAAGTCAGCGTCAGCTTGTCGAGCGGTTGCAGCTGGCCCAGCACGCCGTCGTAGGTTTGTTCGTTCTGCCGCCAACCGACGCCACCGACGAAGCGCTGGTTGTCCAGATTGATGCGCTGGCGGCCAGCAATAGCGCTGCCGAACGCATGGTCGTAGCGCAACAGCGCCTGGTTGATCTCGCTGCCGTCAGGGTCCGGCACTGCCGAGTAGTCGGTTTGGCCGTTGCGGGTGCTGTTGTAGGCGGCATCACCCAATCGACTTACGTTGTCTGCTTCGACCAGAGCCGACAAGCCGTACCACTTGCCGGTCTGAAAGCCGACGCGAGTGCGCAGCGTCTGGGCGTTGGCGTGCTTGAGTGCGTTGTCCTGATCGACGTGCTCGTAGCGATAGCGCAGGTCCAGAATCGGCTTAGCGTCGGTGAATATGGTGCTGAAGTTTTCCTGGGCAAAAACCGCCGGACTGCATAGCAGGCCGGCGCTCAGCAGGTAGGAGGTCAGGTGATGTGGATGCAGGTTCTTCATGTGCCGCTCCTTGGTTGACATCGGAGCGAACGATAGGCTGCTTACTATTTTTGCCATTGACAGCCGTCAAGGCTGTAAAAATGCCTCTGGAAAGCACCTCACGGCCCGTTCCAGAGTCAGCCAGGGGTATCTCTAGCTATGTGCTGCGGCTTTCAGCATGCCGATATCATGTGCCGCTCGCCGAATCAGCGCGGCAGCGTTCGGAGCGGACTTATCCTGACCGTTCCGGCGCTCGCGGCGCCAATGCGCCATTGGCTGAAGTGCGCTGATATCTGATCGGGTAACCAGTTCTTCGAGTGATCGCTTGCTCATGTTCGCGTCCTCACATTGTGAGTTCGGTGGAGCGTCCTTGCGCCATGGGGAGTCCATGAGCAGACAATGCGCGATGATTGTTACAGTGGTTTGGCAACAGGGCCGAACCGGATAGTCGGTGCAGAGAGGAGGGTAGCTACCGCATCTGGGTGCAATCAGACTTCGGCAATGACGCTGACGCTGGTAATACCGGCGTTCCAGATCATCTCGTAATGTGCGGTCTGGATAATGGACAGTACGCGTCTTGGCGTTAGAAGAGCCCAGCAATGCTGGCCCGGATTTCGTACCGAGTGATAACGCAACCCGGGAAATCCACCCTGTCTGACCAGGCGACCGAACTGGCGAGAGTGGGTGTAATCATCAGCGTCGTAGATCGGTTCCGACATCGGCACACTCGTGGCGTCCAGCAGCCCAGCCTCGTTGAACTGACATGACAGCCCGCGGAAAACGAACCGCTCGAAGTTCAGACCTTCGACATTCGACCAGTATTGCTCTTGGTGATGCCTGACCTCTACTAGCGCCGTTTCCATGCTGTCGGCCAAATACAGCACGCCGTAGCTGCCATCGCTGAAGCGAGAACCCGCAGGATTGACGTGGGTGAATGGCGCCGTGGCGTAGGAGCAGCCCGGAATGCCAAACGGTATTTCTGATCGCGGGATCAGCTCGAGACGGCCAGTCTCGTTATGCAACCTCGGGTTAGTCAGCGCCTGAAGTTGATAGAGAATCTCGAACTCCTCGGCGTCGGCTACATCATCGAACAGATCGATGGGCGGAAACTTGGAGTTGACCAGCCGATAGGCCTGACAACGGGCATCGGCCCGCACGGGAAGCCCTTTCGGCACTACCACTGCGCGCCTCGCAAACTATCGATGCGACGGAACGACTCGTACAGGGAAATCATGTCGCCCTGAGCCATCACTTCCAGCGGCGATCGTCCATTGAAGAATTCGTTGTGATTGGGCATTGCCGCAAAGCCGTAAGTATTCTCCGGGTTATCGAACATCAGCCGCAGTGCCGCATGGATATTGAGAATAAAACTGACGCGCTGCATCTGGTCCGGATCCAGACTGACCGACCAATCGGTATTCCGCAGTTTGGCGCGTGCATGTGTACTGCGGGAAATACGCAGTATCCGACAGGCCTGTTCGGTAGACGCCTGCCATTTTTCAAGAATGTTCACCGCAGTACGAAGGCCGGCGGCGCACTGGTCTTTGGTAAACGCGGGTGCCTGAAGAGTCGCAGTCATGGCAATTGCTCGATTGATTCCATGGACTCAGCATAGCACTATATGTATCTGCAGATACAAATACGCGCGCACTATCTTTCTGGACATTGATAAGAGCAACAGCGCGTTGCGGTAAGTTCGATATGAACGTCAGCCAACAACCAAGCAGTAAATTGCGTTCAATGGATTTGACGTTCGCCAGGCGCTGCGGCCGTAACAGGAACGCTCGCGCCAATTGCATAAATGAACAATGCGCAAATGGCAGAACGGATGTACGAAGGCTGAAAGCCGCGTGAAGACTGGTGCCCGGAGCGGGGGTCGAACCCGCATACCCTTTCGGATGAGGGATTTTAAGTCCCTTGCGTATACCAATTTCGCCATCCGGGCGGAGGCTGCGTAGCAGTGCGCCGATGGGGAGTCGGCGGCGCAGGACTATAGCGAGCCTCCGGACACCACGCAACCCGAACGGCGCCGTTGCGTGGCCTCAGTCGCTGGAAACTGGCGAAACCTGCCACCAGCTCGGCAGCAGACGGCGTATCTGCGGCCGGCCGAAACGGTCGTCGATCAGGTGCACGACGCCTTCATCGCTCTGTGTGCGGATAACCCGCCCCGCAGCCTGCACGACTTTCTGCAGCCCGGGGTAGAGGTAGGTGTAGTCGTAACCCAGGCCGCGGCCGAATAGCTGCTCAAGGCGTGCCTTGAACTGCTCGTTGACCGGATTGACCTGTGGCAGGCCGAGGGTGGCGATAAAAGCGCCAATCAAGCGGTTGCCTGGCAGGTCGATGCCTTCGGCGAATGCGCCGCCGAGCACCGCAAAACCGACGCCCTTGCTGTGTTCGGTGAATCGGTCGAGAAATGCACTGCGGGCCGCTTCCTGCATGCCGCGAGTCTGCTCCCAGAAGGGCACGTCCGGATACTGCTCGCGCAGCAGGGCGGTCACCTGTTGCAGGTAATCAAAGCTGCTGAAGAACGCCAGGTAGTTGCCGGCGCGCTCGCGATATTGCTGGGCGATGAGCGCGACCACGGCACCCAGCGAGGCCTGGCGGTGCTGATAGCGGGTCGAGACATGCTCGGCCAGGCATACCCGCAGCTGATCGGCCTGGAATGGCGATTCGACCTCGATCCAGGCGCTACCCGTGGGCAGGCCCAACATATCGGCATGGAACCGGCGCGGGTTCAGCGTGGCCGAGAACAGCACCGTCGAACGAGCCTGTTCTAACCTTGGCGCGAGGAAGGGCGCTGGAACCACATTGCGCAGGCACAGCATCGAACGCTTGGTCTTGCCGCGGCCAGTTGCGGGTAACAGGCTGATATCGAACAACGAATGCTCGCCGAACTGTTCGGCGATCCGGCAGAAATGCATGGCATCGAAATAGGCCCGTTGCAGCTCTGCATCCAGCCCGCCGGGCTGTTCGCCAAGGTAATCGGTGACGGCGCTGACGGCCTGTTGCAGCGCGCCGAGCAGCTTGAGCGGCAACTCGGGCTGCACCTGATAATTAGCCAGCTGCTCGCGATGCAGGTCGTTCCAGCAGCGCTGTACCCGACCCAGCGGGCGTTTCAAGGGCGCCGGCGCCTTGCCGCCGAGACCGGCAAAGACCCGCTGATCGAGCTCGGCGCTGTACATGCCGCGCGCGCGTTCGAGCAGGTTGTGCGCTTCGTCCACCAGCACGCTGATACGCCAGTCATTGTTGAGCGTCAGGCCGTAGAGCAGGGCGCTGATGTCGAAATAGTAGTTGTAGTCGCCGACCACGGCGTCCGCCCAGCGCGCCAGCTCCTGGCTGAGGTAATAGGGGCAGACCTGATGGGCGAGGGCGACCTCTCGTAGGGCCGCTTGGTCGAGCATGCTGTGCTGCAATGCCGCTGCTCGGGCCGCGGGCAAACGATCATAGAAACCCTTCGCCAACGGGCAGGATTCGCCGTGACAGGCCTTGTCCGGGTGCTCGCAGGCCTTGTCACGTGCGATCAACTCGAGCACACGCAATTCACCCGCGCCGTTGCGCTGTAGCGTTTGCAGTGCATCCAGCGCCAGGCGGCGACCGGAGGTCTTGGCAGCGAGAAAGAACAGCTTGTCGAGCTGCTGGCCGGGAAACGCCTTGAGCTGCGGAAACAGCGTGCCCAGGGTCTTGCCGATACCGGTCGGCGCTTGCGCCATGAGCGTGGTGCCGGTACAGGCTGCCTTGTACACCGCCTCGGCGAGTTGCCGCTGGCCGGTGCGGAAATCGGCATGAGGAAAACCCAGCGCGGTGAGCGCCTGATTGCGCGCGTCGCGATGGGCCAGTTCCTGTTCGGCCCAGTCGAGAAACGCCTGACACTGGGTTTCGAAAAAAAGGCGCAGGCTCTGTGCTCCGTGGCGTTCGACGAAGAGGGTTTCCTTGTGGCTGGCGACGTCGAAATAGACCAGTGCCAGCTCGACCTCGTCGAGCTGGCGCGTCTGACACAGCAGCCAGCCGTAGATCTTCGCCTGCGCCCAGTGCAATTGCCGATGGTTGGCCGGCTGACGTTCCAGATCCCCGCGGAAGGTTTTGATTTCTTCCAGGCGGTTCCGCGCCGGGTCGTAGCCATCGGCGCGGCCGCGCACCATGAGTTTTCCGTATTGGCCCTCCAGAGCCACTTCACGTTCGCAGCCCTCGCCGCGCCTGGCGCTGACCTGGGCGTGGCCGGCGATGCCTTCCAGCGCGGTGGGCGAGGGTGTGAAGCGCAGGTCCAGATCGCCGACCTTGGCGGTGAATTCGCAGAGCGCGCGCACCGCGACCCGATAGCTCACGCCATGACCTCAGCCCATTGCACATGGCAGACCGCAATCGGCAGACCGTGCTGATGGGCGTAATCGATCCAGCGCTTCTGGTTGTCCTGCAGGCGATCGCCCGGGCCTTTCACCTCGATCATCCGGTAGCGGCGTTCTTCGGGCCACAGCTGGATGAGGTCCGGCAGGCCAGTACGATTGCCGCAAACATCAGCGAGGATGCGCTGAAACATCAGCTTCAGATGCGCGGCGGGAATGCACGTCAGGGCATGGGTCAACAGCTTCTCGTCGAGCAGCCCCCAGGCAACGAACGCGTTATGAATGCCGAGCTTTGCCTGGAAGGTGCGCCAGATGCAGTCGCGGTAGTCGTCACTGTCCAGACAGGCCAGGCATGCGGCAAACAGATCGGCGCGCCGTTGTTGAAAATCCGCACGATTCAGATCAGCCGGCGCCCAGTGAAAAGGGTGGAAGAACGCACCGGGAAGCGGTGCGAAGATCGCGTCCCAACAAAGCAGGCCGAACAACGAGCCGACTAGGGCATTCTCGACGTAGTAGACGGGCGCGTCTGGCGTCGACAGGCGCTCGCGCACCGCATGCTCGACGCTACAGCCGGTCCGGGGCAGGACCAGATCGAGCTGCTCCGGCTTGCGGCTGAGTGAGCGCATCGTAGGAAAGCCAAGGCTGCGCTGCAGGCGCGGCTTGATTCGCTGCAGTTGCTGCAGCTCGTGCTCACTCTGCGGCGCAGCCTGCGCCTGATCTAGCAGCTCCAGCGCTGCTGCAGGCTGGCCACAGCGTTCGAGCACACGAATCGCTCGCTCGCGAGCACCGGGATAGCCATTGGAGGCATGCAGACGCAGGGCTTCTGCCAGGTCACCGATGCGCTCGAACTGTTGGGCGATACGCAGCAGCAGCTTGCCGCGGCGACTCTCCAGCCAGGCGTTGGCATAAGGCACCTCGGGCACGTCGGCCAGCACATCGCTCAATGGCTCGCCGGTATCGAAACGCTCGCGGCAACGATGTAGATGCAGATAGGCATCCAGCTCGGTGCGACAGTTGAAGGCACGTGAGCTGGGCGAGAAGACGACCTGCTCGTAACGATAGATGCCAAGGTCAGCCAGAACGAACTCCGACCAGTCCTGATGGATGTTGCCGAAGAACAGCAAACGCAGGCGCTCACACAGATCGTCTATGCATAACGCGAATACAGCGTCTTCGATCTGGCTGCACCACGCCTGAAACGGCCTGGCCATCTGGTGGGCGGCGCGCAGCTTCTCCAGCAGTTCGGCCTTGCGCAGGCTGGCTGATGCAGGCGCCCCAAACACCTGCAGCAGCTCGCCTTTGGTCAGCAAAGCGAACAGCTGCTCGAGCGTCAGGGCCGAAGATGCATCGACCCACCCCTGATCGATCAATGGCTCGACTGCGTGCCGCGAACAGCCAATCTCCGGATAGCGCAGCTTGCTTGCCCGAAACAGCATGCCCTTGCGCATGACCATGCGTACCAGCAGTGCCTGGGAAGGCTGCGGTAGCAGGGCAAAACGATCAATAAACGCCAGCTCGGTCTCATCCAGCAGATCACTGTGGTGACGGCTCACCCAGGCCAGAACCTGTTGGAAGTTTTCGAGGTAGTAGAAGGGATTTTCCAGAGCCTGACGCATTGCACATCCGCTGCAGCTGGGGCGCGCGCGGCCCACTCAAAGACTGGCTATTTATACAGCTTGAGCGGCATTTGGCAATTGTCCGGTGATAAGCGGAAGCCTCACGGACAACAGCAGGCGGCTGAGCGCCGCCTGTTGTGAAGTCGCGAGCTCAGACCGTGCGCGAAAAACGACCGCGCTGATCGCCGCCGAGGTAGGCGTCGAACGCCATGGCGACATTGCGCATCATCAGCTGCCCCTGCGGCAGCAGGACCAGTGCGTCGTCGTGCAGCTCGACCAGGCCATCGGCAACCGGTTCGGCAAGCTTTGCCAGCGAATCGGCGAAATATTCCCGGAAATCGATGCCATGTTTCTGTTCGATCTGGCGGTAGTCGACGCGGCTATGGCACATCAGCGAAACGATCACGTCACGGCGCAGGCAGTCGTCGTCGCTCAGTTTGTAGCCGCGGTGCACAGGTAGCATGCCGTCGTTGAGCCGCGCGTAGTATTGCGAAAGCTCCTTGACGTTTTGGCTGTAGCTGTCGGCGACCTTGCCTATGGAGGAAATGCCCAGGCCAATCAGGTCGCAATCGGCATGGGTCGAATAACCCTGGAAGTTGCGTTGCAGCGTGCCGTTGGCACGCGCCAGGGCCAGCTCATCTTCCGGCAGGGAGAAGTGATCCATACCGATATAGATGTAGCCGGCGGCGGTAAGGCGCTGGATGGTCAACTCCAGCAGCTCGAGCTTGCGCTCCGGCGGCGGCATGTCCTCTGGGCGAATCAGCTTCTGCGCTCGCACCAGCTCAGGCAGGTGGGCGTAGCTGTAAGCCGCGATGCGATCGGGGCGGATGTCGATGATCTTGTCCAGCGTGGTGTCGAAGCTGGCCACCGTCTGCAGCGGCAAGCCGTAAATCAAGTCGACGCTGATGGACTTGAATTGCGCATCACGCGCGGCCTGTACCAGCTCGCGGGTCTGCTCTTCGGTCTGGATGCGATTGACGGCGATCTGCACCTGCTCGTCGAAATCCTGCACGCCGAAACTCAGCCGGTTGAAGCCCAGTTTGCGCAGACCGTGAATCTGCTCAGGCGTGACGGTGCGCGGGTCGACTTCCAGCGAGAACTCGTGGTTGTCGCTGTCATCCATGTTGAACGCCTGATGCAGGCTCGCCATCAGGTCGGCCAGCTGCTCGCTGGTGAAGTAGGTAGGTGTGCCACCGCCGAGGTGCAGCTGAGTGAGCTTGCGCGAACGATCGAAGAGTTCGCCCTGCATGGCGATTTCGCGCTTGAGATACTCAAGGTACTCGACCGCGCGATCGGTCTTGTGGGTGATGATCTTGTTGCAAGCGCAGTAGTAGCAAAGGCTCTTGCAGAACGGGATATGGATGTACACCGACAGCGGCTTGGGCGTTTGCGCCTGATTGCTGCGTGCGGCGGCGGCACGGTAATCATCCTGGGCGAAGGCCTGGTGGAACTGCGGGGCAGTGGGGTAGGAGGTGTAGCGCGGACCGGGACGGTCGTATTTCTCGACCAGGGCGCGGTCGAAGCTCGGCAGTTGGTCCATGTTCGTTGTCACCTAAGGTTGAATTCGGAGTCATGCGCGGAATGCGGTGTCACCTCTTGGATGTCCGCCTCCGGCAGGTCATGGGCGCGGATTATGGACGATTCGCTTCTTCGCGCCGACTGTCTCAGATCAAGAATAGCGCCCCGGCGGCACTCCAAACCGCACCGTTTGGCGATTCGAAGTGCGCACGGGGCGCGGCCGTGGAGGCAACGCCGTGGTGGTCAGAGCTTGAACTGGCCGACCAGGCGATTCAGCTCAGTCGCCAGACGCACCAATTCGTCGCTGATCTCCGAGGTCTGCGTTGCGTCGGCGGACGTGGTATCGGCAATACGGCTAATGGTCGAGATATTGCGATTGATCTCTTCGGCAACCGAGCTTTGCTGCTCGGCGGCCGTTGCGATCTGGGTGTTCATCTCGTTGATGGTGCCGACCTCGCCGGCGATCAAGCCGAGGCTTTGTGCAGCTTTCTCGACGCATTCCGATCCCGAGCGGGCACGCAATTGTGCCTCCTTCATCGCCTGCACCGCATTGCGTACGCCGCTTTGCAGTTGCTCGATCATCGCCTGGATTTCTTCGGTGGATTTCTGTGTGCGCGAGGCTAGCGTGCGCACCTCATCGGCAACCACCGCAAATCCGCGACCCTGTTCGCCAGCCCGTGCGGCTTCGATCGCTGCGTTCAGGGCGAGCAGGTTGGTCTGCTCGGCGATGCCATTGATCACGCCGAGCACCATGTCGATGCTGGCGCTGTCGCTTTCGACGCGCTGGATGACCTGAGCCGCCTTCTCGATTTCGGCGATCAGCACTTCGATACCGTCGAGTGCCTCGGTGGCAACCTTCACGCCGGCCTTGGATTCACTGTCCGCGCCTGCAGACGCAGTAGCAGTCTGGCTGGCGTTACGTGCGACTTCCTGCACGGTTGCACTCATCTCGTTCATCGCCGAGGCGACCATGTCGGTTTCGCTGCGCTGCTCGTTGACGGCAGACAGCGTCTTCTCCGCCACATGGGAAACCCTTTCCGATACGTCGCTCAGTTGACGAGTGACTCCTGTGACTGCTTCCAGGCTATGGCGGAACTTGCCAATCATGTGATTGAAGGCATCGCCCATTGCACCGATCTCATCCTTCGCCCCTACGGCAACGCTACGGCTGAGGTCTTCATCTTTAGCCATGGAGTCCATGGTGTGGCGCATGGCATTGATACGGCGGATGATCACATGGCGCACGGTCATGCACATGACGACCACGCCGATGACCAGCAGCAGCAACTGAATCCCCGCACTGATAATGATGTTGCGGTCGACTTCCTCATCAAGAGCCTTTAGGTCATAGCTGATGCGCACGGCTCCCATGACTGCATTCTCGGCGCTTTGGTGACAGGTCAGGCAGTTGGTGCCGCGGTAGTCCGCATGAGCAAGAATTGGATTGATGACTGTGAGCACACGGCTGCCATCGCGCTTTTCTACCTCAATGATCTCTTCCCCGCTCAGTGCACGGCGGTCCAGAGCATCGGCGGGGGCCTGGTGGTCATAGCCGGGGCCGAATACCTTTGTGATTTCGTCGCTGCGGATGATGCGCGCATCAATGACGCCTGGTCGTGCAAGGATTTTGTTCCGCAGCACCTCTCGCTGGGCCATGGTGCCAGTGAGCATCATGGTGTTGATGCTATCGAAATAGGAGTCGGCGGCATCCTTGGTCTGCTGCTCGACAACCTGCAGCACAAGTCGCTTCTCCGTGCTGGCCGCGAAAAACAGCGAGGCGGACATGATCGCAACCAGCACCAGTACGAGCGCCAGATTGATCTTTGTCTGTACGGACATTTGTCGAGAGGCAGAACTGTTGTTCATGGGTTTCCTTAGTACTACTGCCACACGGAGGTAGCGGTCATTACGCACTCGTTTTTACGGGTTCTCTTCGACGCAGCGGCAAGCCGGACAATCTGAAAGTCATATCGGCGGGCCAAACGAATTCTTGAAGTCATCGCGAATGATAGCCATGCGCCATTATTTGGGCGGGCCATGGTATGGCTTTCCAGCAGAGGAAGATCGCCATTGGCGACCAATAACAGCGCTATCACCGGTTTTACTGATTTAGGTCAGTAACGCTTACACCTTTCGGGTGCGAAGACTGCTATCAAAGCGTAATAGCCAATTGGCAGAGTTATGTATCTATAGTTGTGCGTCATTTTCGAAGCATGAATCCACGGTAGTGCCGGCATAGCTTTACAGAATGACGAAGCCCGATTAGCGTTGCGGCGCCGTCTGAGCGAAGTTGTGCGGCAGGCATATTTTCTGCATTCGTCCGTTGCGCTTGCTGCGAACCCCTGTGGAAAAAGATGGTCGTAGGCTCTACGCCGGCAAGACCGGGCAACACTGCAAGGCAGCTGCTGTTCTCGATGGCAGTGCATCGACTGGAACCTTTATTTCAAGGACTCACATGATCAAGAAATGCCTTTTTCCCGCTGCCGGATATGGCACACGTTTTCTTCCTGCAACCAAAGCCATGCCCAAGGAAATGCTGCCGGTGGTGAACAAGCCCCTGATTCAGTACGGGGTTGAAGAGGCACTGGCGGCTGGACTCAACCAGATCGCGATCGTTACCGGACGTGGCAAGCGTTCGCTGGAAGACCATTTCGACATCAGCTACGAGCTGGAACATCAGATCCGCAACACCGACAAGGAAAAGTACTTGGTCGGTATTCGCCGCCTGATCGACGAATGCAGCTTCTCCTACACCCGCCAGGTGGAGATGAAAGGCCTTGGCCACGCTATTCTCAGCGGTCGCCCGCTGATCGGTGACGAGCCTTTCGCCGTGGTGCTCGCGGATGACCTGTGCATCAACCTGGACGGCGACCCCGTACTGGCCCAGATGGTCAAGCTCTACAACCAGTTCCGTTGCTCGATCGTGGCGATCCAGGAAGTCCCGCCGGAAGAGACCAGCAAGTACGGCGTAATCGCCGGCGAGATGATCCGCGACGACATCTTCCGCGTGAGTCACATGGTCGAGAAACCCAAGCCGGAAGACGCGCCTTCTAACCTGGCGATCATTGGCCGTTACATTCTCACCCCGGACATCTTCGATCTGATCGAACAGACCGAGCCGGGCAAGGGCGGCGAAATCCAGATCACCGACGCGCTGATGCGTCAGGCTCAAGATGGTTGCGTGCTGGCGTACAAGTTCAAGGGCCAGCGCTTCGACTGTGGTAGCGCCGAAGGCTACATCGCAGCGACCAACTTCTGCTACGAGCACTTCTACCTCACCGGAAAGGCGTTCTGACACTTGGAATCTGATGGGTCTTCCGCAGGGCGAGCTTCACACCGCTTCGCTACCTGATGCGGGAAACTGCGGACCAGGATCCTTACAAAAGCCACCTTCGGGTGGCTTTTGCGTTTCAGGGGGAGGGTATGTCCTCGGCGCCAGGCCCGAGTGGTTGTCCGTAACTGAACTCGACATAGTTGCCCGCCGGGTCACGCAAACCACAGTAGTAGCCTACTGGGTAAGGCTCGTCGCGCGGCTCCCATATCAGACAGCCGGCCCTGCGCGCCATGTTGGCAATCGCATCCACTTCCTCCCGGCTAGCCAGCGCAAAGCCGAAATGGCTGTAGTCATCCGCCGCCAGCG
Encoded here:
- a CDS encoding alginate export family protein, which produces MKNLHPHHLTSYLLSAGLLCSPAVFAQENFSTIFTDAKPILDLRYRYEHVDQDNALKHANAQTLRTRVGFQTGKWYGLSALVEADNVSRLGDAAYNSTRNGQTDYSAVPDPDGSEINQALLRYDHAFGSAIAGRQRINLDNQRFVGGVGWRQNEQTYDGVLGQLQPLDKLTLTYAYIDNINTIFGPGDNRFDNRANPANIEGHSHLFNARYAHSPELTATAYSYLLGLDNIATAPAAALGTLSSKTTGLRLNGGLHGISYALEYARQQDYAGNPQELSSEYYLAELGYALKGATLKAGVEVLGGDSGPGNRAFQTPLATKHAFQGWADTFLLTPADGVQDVYLGGTLPLFGGTLQAWYHDFRAERGSEQYGEEINIGYSRAIPLVKGLVATVKYAGYDADDYSVDTEKLWAQLQYTY
- a CDS encoding RES family NAD+ phosphorylase → MPKGLPVRADARCQAYRLVNSKFPPIDLFDDVADAEEFEILYQLQALTNPRLHNETGRLELIPRSEIPFGIPGCSYATAPFTHVNPAGSRFSDGSYGVLYLADSMETALVEVRHHQEQYWSNVEGLNFERFVFRGLSCQFNEAGLLDATSVPMSEPIYDADDYTHSRQFGRLVRQGGFPGLRYHSVRNPGQHCWALLTPRRVLSIIQTAHYEMIWNAGITSVSVIAEV
- a CDS encoding ATP-dependent DNA helicase — translated: MSYRVAVRALCEFTAKVGDLDLRFTPSPTALEGIAGHAQVSARRGEGCEREVALEGQYGKLMVRGRADGYDPARNRLEEIKTFRGDLERQPANHRQLHWAQAKIYGWLLCQTRQLDEVELALVYFDVASHKETLFVERHGAQSLRLFFETQCQAFLDWAEQELAHRDARNQALTALGFPHADFRTGQRQLAEAVYKAACTGTTLMAQAPTGIGKTLGTLFPQLKAFPGQQLDKLFFLAAKTSGRRLALDALQTLQRNGAGELRVLELIARDKACEHPDKACHGESCPLAKGFYDRLPAARAAALQHSMLDQAALREVALAHQVCPYYLSQELARWADAVVGDYNYYFDISALLYGLTLNNDWRISVLVDEAHNLLERARGMYSAELDQRVFAGLGGKAPAPLKRPLGRVQRCWNDLHREQLANYQVQPELPLKLLGALQQAVSAVTDYLGEQPGGLDAELQRAYFDAMHFCRIAEQFGEHSLFDISLLPATGRGKTKRSMLCLRNVVPAPFLAPRLEQARSTVLFSATLNPRRFHADMLGLPTGSAWIEVESPFQADQLRVCLAEHVSTRYQHRQASLGAVVALIAQQYRERAGNYLAFFSSFDYLQQVTALLREQYPDVPFWEQTRGMQEAARSAFLDRFTEHSKGVGFAVLGGAFAEGIDLPGNRLIGAFIATLGLPQVNPVNEQFKARLEQLFGRGLGYDYTYLYPGLQKVVQAAGRVIRTQSDEGVVHLIDDRFGRPQIRRLLPSWWQVSPVSSD
- a CDS encoding VRR-NUC domain-containing protein, with translation MRQALENPFYYLENFQQVLAWVSRHHSDLLDETELAFIDRFALLPQPSQALLVRMVMRKGMLFRASKLRYPEIGCSRHAVEPLIDQGWVDASSALTLEQLFALLTKGELLQVFGAPASASLRKAELLEKLRAAHQMARPFQAWCSQIEDAVFALCIDDLCERLRLLFFGNIHQDWSEFVLADLGIYRYEQVVFSPSSRAFNCRTELDAYLHLHRCRERFDTGEPLSDVLADVPEVPYANAWLESRRGKLLLRIAQQFERIGDLAEALRLHASNGYPGARERAIRVLERCGQPAAALELLDQAQAAPQSEHELQQLQRIKPRLQRSLGFPTMRSLSRKPEQLDLVLPRTGCSVEHAVRERLSTPDAPVYYVENALVGSLFGLLCWDAIFAPLPGAFFHPFHWAPADLNRADFQQRRADLFAACLACLDSDDYRDCIWRTFQAKLGIHNAFVAWGLLDEKLLTHALTCIPAAHLKLMFQRILADVCGNRTGLPDLIQLWPEERRYRMIEVKGPGDRLQDNQKRWIDYAHQHGLPIAVCHVQWAEVMA
- the hemN gene encoding oxygen-independent coproporphyrinogen III oxidase, which gives rise to MDQLPSFDRALVEKYDRPGPRYTSYPTAPQFHQAFAQDDYRAAAARSNQAQTPKPLSVYIHIPFCKSLCYYCACNKIITHKTDRAVEYLEYLKREIAMQGELFDRSRKLTQLHLGGGTPTYFTSEQLADLMASLHQAFNMDDSDNHEFSLEVDPRTVTPEQIHGLRKLGFNRLSFGVQDFDEQVQIAVNRIQTEEQTRELVQAARDAQFKSISVDLIYGLPLQTVASFDTTLDKIIDIRPDRIAAYSYAHLPELVRAQKLIRPEDMPPPERKLELLELTIQRLTAAGYIYIGMDHFSLPEDELALARANGTLQRNFQGYSTHADCDLIGLGISSIGKVADSYSQNVKELSQYYARLNDGMLPVHRGYKLSDDDCLRRDVIVSLMCHSRVDYRQIEQKHGIDFREYFADSLAKLAEPVADGLVELHDDALVLLPQGQLMMRNVAMAFDAYLGGDQRGRFSRTV
- a CDS encoding methyl-accepting chemotaxis protein, with the protein product MNNSSASRQMSVQTKINLALVLVLVAIMSASLFFAASTEKRLVLQVVEQQTKDAADSYFDSINTMMLTGTMAQREVLRNKILARPGVIDARIIRSDEITKVFGPGYDHQAPADALDRRALSGEEIIEVEKRDGSRVLTVINPILAHADYRGTNCLTCHQSAENAVMGAVRISYDLKALDEEVDRNIIISAGIQLLLLVIGVVVMCMTVRHVIIRRINAMRHTMDSMAKDEDLSRSVAVGAKDEIGAMGDAFNHMIGKFRHSLEAVTGVTRQLSDVSERVSHVAEKTLSAVNEQRSETDMVASAMNEMSATVQEVARNASQTATASAGADSESKAGVKVATEALDGIEVLIAEIEKAAQVIQRVESDSASIDMVLGVINGIAEQTNLLALNAAIEAARAGEQGRGFAVVADEVRTLASRTQKSTEEIQAMIEQLQSGVRNAVQAMKEAQLRARSGSECVEKAAQSLGLIAGEVGTINEMNTQIATAAEQQSSVAEEINRNISTISRIADTTSADATQTSEISDELVRLATELNRLVGQFKL
- the galU gene encoding UTP--glucose-1-phosphate uridylyltransferase GalU gives rise to the protein MIKKCLFPAAGYGTRFLPATKAMPKEMLPVVNKPLIQYGVEEALAAGLNQIAIVTGRGKRSLEDHFDISYELEHQIRNTDKEKYLVGIRRLIDECSFSYTRQVEMKGLGHAILSGRPLIGDEPFAVVLADDLCINLDGDPVLAQMVKLYNQFRCSIVAIQEVPPEETSKYGVIAGEMIRDDIFRVSHMVEKPKPEDAPSNLAIIGRYILTPDIFDLIEQTEPGKGGEIQITDALMRQAQDGCVLAYKFKGQRFDCGSAEGYIAATNFCYEHFYLTGKAF